From a single Anomaloglossus baeobatrachus isolate aAnoBae1 chromosome 4, aAnoBae1.hap1, whole genome shotgun sequence genomic region:
- the LOC142302684 gene encoding aldo-keto reductase family 1 member C1-like isoform X2, whose translation MALRPYVVLNDGQKMPVIGFGTCAPDTKCTKEQTLDSVKCAIEVGFRHIDGAFIYGNEVQVGQAIRAKIADGTVKREDIFYTGKLWNSYHTPERVRLGLEKSLAALQMAYIDLFVIHTPVEFKPGDDHFPVDENGKLIYHNTDIRDTWKAMEACKDAGLTRSIGVSNFNKRQLELILNMPGLKYKPVCNQVECHLYLLQRKLLSFCKYKDIVMVGYSVLGSSRAEGWVNPDTPRLLEDPALNTLAKKLNRPPAQLAIRFLLQRGLVTLAKSFSPERIKQNFQIFDFELNEEDMVILYDLNKDMRYFNLDYWKDSPNFPFNDDY comes from the exons ATGGCACTCAGGCCCTATGTGGTGCTGAATGATGGGCAGAAGATGCCGGTGATTGGATTTGGCACCTGTGCCCCAGACACG AAG TGCACCAAAGAACAAACTCTGGACAGCGTCAAGTGTGCCATTGAGGTTGGATTTCGCCACATCGACGGCGCCTTTATATATGGGAATGAAGTCCAGGTTGGCCAAGCCATAAGAGCAAAGATTGCTGATGGGACGGTGAAGAGAGAAGACATTTTTTACACTGGGAAG CTTTGGAATAGTTACCACACTCCTGAGAGAGTTCGACTCGGGCTAGAAAAATctctggcggctttgcagatggcttaTATTGATCTCTTTGTTATCCATACACCTGTGGAATTTAAg CCTGGAGATGATCACTTCCCTGTGGATGAAAATGGAAAACTGATCTATCACAACACAGATATTCGAGATACATGGAAG GCTATGGAAGCGTGCAAAGATGCCGGGCTCACCAGATCCATCGGCGTCTCCAATTTTAACAAAAGGCAACTGGAGCTGATTCTCAACATGCCCGGACTGAAGTACAAACCAGTGTGCAACCAG GTGGAATGTCACCTATACCTCCTTCAGAGGAAATTGCTATCGTTCTGCAAATATAAGGATATCGTGATGGTCGGATACAGCGTGCTGGGGTCCAGCCGAGCAGAGGGATG GGTTAATCCGGATACCCCCCGATTGCTTGAAGACCCTGCTTTAAATACATTAGCTAAGAAGCTTAACCGCCCTCCAGCACAGCTGGCCATAAGATTTCTTCTACAGAGGGGACTTGTCACTCTTGCAAAAAGCTTTAGTCCTGAAAGGATCAAGCAGAATTTTCAG ATTTTTGACTTTGAATTAAATGAGGAGGACATGGTAATTCTATACGACCTCAATAAAGACATGCGTTACTTTAATCTCGATTA TTGGAAAGACAGCCCCAACTTTCCTTTTAATGATGACTATTAA
- the LOC142302684 gene encoding aldo-keto reductase family 1 member C1-like isoform X1, which translates to MALRPYVVLNDGQKMPVIGFGTYNPKGARCTKEQTLDSVKCAIEVGFRHIDGAFIYGNEVQVGQAIRAKIADGTVKREDIFYTGKLWNSYHTPERVRLGLEKSLAALQMAYIDLFVIHTPVEFKPGDDHFPVDENGKLIYHNTDIRDTWKAMEACKDAGLTRSIGVSNFNKRQLELILNMPGLKYKPVCNQVECHLYLLQRKLLSFCKYKDIVMVGYSVLGSSRAEGWVNPDTPRLLEDPALNTLAKKLNRPPAQLAIRFLLQRGLVTLAKSFSPERIKQNFQIFDFELNEEDMVILYDLNKDMRYFNLDYWKDSPNFPFNDDY; encoded by the exons ATGGCACTCAGGCCCTATGTGGTGCTGAATGATGGGCAGAAGATGCCGGTGATTGGATTTGGCACCT ACAACCCTAAAGGGGCCAGG TGCACCAAAGAACAAACTCTGGACAGCGTCAAGTGTGCCATTGAGGTTGGATTTCGCCACATCGACGGCGCCTTTATATATGGGAATGAAGTCCAGGTTGGCCAAGCCATAAGAGCAAAGATTGCTGATGGGACGGTGAAGAGAGAAGACATTTTTTACACTGGGAAG CTTTGGAATAGTTACCACACTCCTGAGAGAGTTCGACTCGGGCTAGAAAAATctctggcggctttgcagatggcttaTATTGATCTCTTTGTTATCCATACACCTGTGGAATTTAAg CCTGGAGATGATCACTTCCCTGTGGATGAAAATGGAAAACTGATCTATCACAACACAGATATTCGAGATACATGGAAG GCTATGGAAGCGTGCAAAGATGCCGGGCTCACCAGATCCATCGGCGTCTCCAATTTTAACAAAAGGCAACTGGAGCTGATTCTCAACATGCCCGGACTGAAGTACAAACCAGTGTGCAACCAG GTGGAATGTCACCTATACCTCCTTCAGAGGAAATTGCTATCGTTCTGCAAATATAAGGATATCGTGATGGTCGGATACAGCGTGCTGGGGTCCAGCCGAGCAGAGGGATG GGTTAATCCGGATACCCCCCGATTGCTTGAAGACCCTGCTTTAAATACATTAGCTAAGAAGCTTAACCGCCCTCCAGCACAGCTGGCCATAAGATTTCTTCTACAGAGGGGACTTGTCACTCTTGCAAAAAGCTTTAGTCCTGAAAGGATCAAGCAGAATTTTCAG ATTTTTGACTTTGAATTAAATGAGGAGGACATGGTAATTCTATACGACCTCAATAAAGACATGCGTTACTTTAATCTCGATTA TTGGAAAGACAGCCCCAACTTTCCTTTTAATGATGACTATTAA
- the LOC142302684 gene encoding aldo-keto reductase family 1 member C1-like isoform X3, translated as MALRPYVVLNDGQKMPVIGFGTCVECARYTSEQTLDSVKCAIEVGFRHIDGAFIYGNEVQVGQAIRAKIADGTVKREDIFYTGKLWNSYHTPERVRLGLEKSLAALQMAYIDLFVIHTPVEFKPGDDHFPVDENGKLIYHNTDIRDTWKAMEACKDAGLTRSIGVSNFNKRQLELILNMPGLKYKPVCNQVECHLYLLQRKLLSFCKYKDIVMVGYSVLGSSRAEGWVNPDTPRLLEDPALNTLAKKLNRPPAQLAIRFLLQRGLVTLAKSFSPERIKQNFQIFDFELNEEDMVILYDLNKDMRYFNLDYWKDSPNFPFNDDY; from the exons ATGGCACTCAGGCCCTATGTGGTGCTGAATGATGGGCAGAAGATGCCGGTGATTGGATTTGGCACCTGT GTGGAGTGTGCCAGGTACAcatccg AACAAACTCTGGACAGCGTCAAGTGTGCCATTGAGGTTGGATTTCGCCACATCGACGGCGCCTTTATATATGGGAATGAAGTCCAGGTTGGCCAAGCCATAAGAGCAAAGATTGCTGATGGGACGGTGAAGAGAGAAGACATTTTTTACACTGGGAAG CTTTGGAATAGTTACCACACTCCTGAGAGAGTTCGACTCGGGCTAGAAAAATctctggcggctttgcagatggcttaTATTGATCTCTTTGTTATCCATACACCTGTGGAATTTAAg CCTGGAGATGATCACTTCCCTGTGGATGAAAATGGAAAACTGATCTATCACAACACAGATATTCGAGATACATGGAAG GCTATGGAAGCGTGCAAAGATGCCGGGCTCACCAGATCCATCGGCGTCTCCAATTTTAACAAAAGGCAACTGGAGCTGATTCTCAACATGCCCGGACTGAAGTACAAACCAGTGTGCAACCAG GTGGAATGTCACCTATACCTCCTTCAGAGGAAATTGCTATCGTTCTGCAAATATAAGGATATCGTGATGGTCGGATACAGCGTGCTGGGGTCCAGCCGAGCAGAGGGATG GGTTAATCCGGATACCCCCCGATTGCTTGAAGACCCTGCTTTAAATACATTAGCTAAGAAGCTTAACCGCCCTCCAGCACAGCTGGCCATAAGATTTCTTCTACAGAGGGGACTTGTCACTCTTGCAAAAAGCTTTAGTCCTGAAAGGATCAAGCAGAATTTTCAG ATTTTTGACTTTGAATTAAATGAGGAGGACATGGTAATTCTATACGACCTCAATAAAGACATGCGTTACTTTAATCTCGATTA TTGGAAAGACAGCCCCAACTTTCCTTTTAATGATGACTATTAA
- the LOC142302684 gene encoding aldo-keto reductase family 1 member C1-like isoform X4, giving the protein MMALRPYVVLNDGQKMPVIGFGTCAPDTCTKEQTLDSVKCAIEVGFRHIDGAFIYGNEVQVGQAIRAKIADGTVKREDIFYTGKLWNSYHTPERVRLGLEKSLAALQMAYIDLFVIHTPVEFKPGDDHFPVDENGKLIYHNTDIRDTWKAMEACKDAGLTRSIGVSNFNKRQLELILNMPGLKYKPVCNQVECHLYLLQRKLLSFCKYKDIVMVGYSVLGSSRAEGWVNPDTPRLLEDPALNTLAKKLNRPPAQLAIRFLLQRGLVTLAKSFSPERIKQNFQIFDFELNEEDMVILYDLNKDMRYFNLDYWKDSPNFPFNDDY; this is encoded by the exons ATGATGGCACTCAGGCCCTATGTGGTGCTGAATGATGGGCAGAAGATGCCGGTGATTGGATTTGGCACCTGTGCCCCAGACACG TGCACCAAAGAACAAACTCTGGACAGCGTCAAGTGTGCCATTGAGGTTGGATTTCGCCACATCGACGGCGCCTTTATATATGGGAATGAAGTCCAGGTTGGCCAAGCCATAAGAGCAAAGATTGCTGATGGGACGGTGAAGAGAGAAGACATTTTTTACACTGGGAAG CTTTGGAATAGTTACCACACTCCTGAGAGAGTTCGACTCGGGCTAGAAAAATctctggcggctttgcagatggcttaTATTGATCTCTTTGTTATCCATACACCTGTGGAATTTAAg CCTGGAGATGATCACTTCCCTGTGGATGAAAATGGAAAACTGATCTATCACAACACAGATATTCGAGATACATGGAAG GCTATGGAAGCGTGCAAAGATGCCGGGCTCACCAGATCCATCGGCGTCTCCAATTTTAACAAAAGGCAACTGGAGCTGATTCTCAACATGCCCGGACTGAAGTACAAACCAGTGTGCAACCAG GTGGAATGTCACCTATACCTCCTTCAGAGGAAATTGCTATCGTTCTGCAAATATAAGGATATCGTGATGGTCGGATACAGCGTGCTGGGGTCCAGCCGAGCAGAGGGATG GGTTAATCCGGATACCCCCCGATTGCTTGAAGACCCTGCTTTAAATACATTAGCTAAGAAGCTTAACCGCCCTCCAGCACAGCTGGCCATAAGATTTCTTCTACAGAGGGGACTTGTCACTCTTGCAAAAAGCTTTAGTCCTGAAAGGATCAAGCAGAATTTTCAG ATTTTTGACTTTGAATTAAATGAGGAGGACATGGTAATTCTATACGACCTCAATAAAGACATGCGTTACTTTAATCTCGATTA TTGGAAAGACAGCCCCAACTTTCCTTTTAATGATGACTATTAA